The following coding sequences are from one Streptococcus mitis window:
- a CDS encoding MORN repeat-containing protein: protein MENLKNFYEKYRVYLTRPRLELLAVVTIVFCAVLVFFLNIPGKGVLKLDNGTIVYDGSLVRGKMNGQGTITFQNGDQYTGGFNNGAFNGKGTFQSKEGWTYEGDFVNGQAEGKGKLTTEQEVVYEGTFKQGVFQQK from the coding sequence ATGGAAAATCTTAAGAATTTTTACGAAAAGTATCGTGTCTATCTGACTCGCCCACGTTTAGAGCTTTTGGCAGTAGTTACGATTGTTTTTTGTGCTGTGCTCGTCTTTTTTCTAAATATTCCCGGAAAAGGTGTTCTAAAGCTTGATAATGGAACCATTGTTTACGACGGCAGTCTTGTCCGTGGTAAAATGAATGGACAGGGTACCATTACTTTCCAAAATGGAGACCAGTATACTGGTGGTTTCAACAATGGAGCCTTCAACGGAAAAGGTACCTTTCAATCTAAAGAAGGCTGGACCTACGAAGGTGATTTTGTAAATGGTCAGGCTGAAGGAAAAGGGAAACTAACAACAGAACAAGAAGTCGTTTATGAAGGGACTTTTAAACAAGGCGTTTTTCAACAAAAATAA
- the tkt gene encoding transketolase has translation MSNLSVNAIRFLGIDAINKANSGHPGVVMGAAPMAYSLFTKQLRINPAQPNWINRDRFILSAGHGSMLLYALLHLSGFEDVSMDEIKSFRQWGSKTPGHPEFGHTAGIDATTGPLGQGISTATGFAQAERFLAAKYNREGYNIFDHYTYVICGDGDLMEGVSSEAASYAGLQKLDKLVVLYDSNDINLDGETKDSFTESVRDRYNAYGWHTALVEDGTDLEAIHAAIETAKASGKPSLIEVKTVIGYGSPNKQGTNAVHGAPLGADETAATRQALVWDYEPFEIPEQVYADFKEHVADRGASAYQAWTELVADYKEAHPELAAEVKAIIDGRDPVEVTPADFPALENGFSQATRNSSQDALNVVAAKLPTFLGGSADLAHSNMTYIKTDGLQDDANRLNRNIQFGVREFAMGTILNGMALHGGLRVYGGTFFVFSDYVKAAVRLSALQGLPVTYVFTHDSIAVGEDGPTHEPVEHLAGLRAMPNLNVFRPADARETQAAWYLAVTSEKTPTALVLTRQNLTVEEGTDFDKVAKGAYVVYENAADFDTILIATGSEVNLAVSAAKELASQGAKVRVVSMPSTDVFDKQDAAYKEEILPNAVRRRVAVEMGATQNWYKYVGLDGAVLGIDTFGASAPAPKVLAEYGFTVENLVKVVQNLK, from the coding sequence ATGTCAAATCTATCTGTTAATGCAATTCGTTTCCTAGGTATTGACGCTATCAACAAAGCCAACTCAGGTCACCCAGGTGTGGTTATGGGAGCGGCTCCGATGGCTTACAGCCTCTTTACAAAACAACTTCGTATCAATCCAGCTCAACCAAACTGGATTAACCGCGACCGTTTTATTCTTTCAGCTGGTCACGGTTCAATGCTTCTTTATGCCCTTCTTCACCTTTCTGGCTTTGAAGATGTCAGCATGGATGAGATCAAGAGCTTCCGTCAATGGGGTTCAAAAACACCAGGTCACCCAGAATTTGGCCATACAGCAGGGATTGATGCTACAACAGGTCCTCTAGGTCAAGGGATTTCAACTGCCACTGGTTTTGCCCAAGCAGAACGTTTCTTGGCAGCCAAATATAACCGCGAAGGCTACAATATCTTTGACCACTATACTTACGTTATCTGTGGAGACGGAGACTTGATGGAAGGTGTCTCAAGTGAGGCGGCTTCATACGCAGGTTTGCAAAAACTAGACAAGTTGGTTGTTCTTTATGATTCAAATGACATCAACTTGGATGGTGAGACAAAGGATTCCTTTACAGAAAGTGTTCGTGACCGTTACAATGCCTACGGTTGGCATACTGCCTTGGTAGAAGATGGAACAGACTTAGAAGCAATCCATGCTGCTATCGAAACAGCTAAAGCTTCAGGAAAACCATCTTTGATTGAAGTGAAGACGGTTATTGGATACGGTTCTCCAAACAAACAAGGAACTAATGCTGTACACGGTGCTCCTCTTGGAGCAGATGAAACTGCAGCTACTCGTCAAGCACTTGTTTGGGACTATGAACCATTTGAAATACCAGAACAAGTTTATGCTGATTTCAAAGAACATGTTGCAGATCGTGGCGCATCAGCTTATCAAGCTTGGACTGAATTAGTTGCTGACTATAAAGAGGCTCATCCAGAACTGGCTGCAGAAGTAAAAGCTATCATCGATGGACGTGATCCAGTTGAAGTGACTCCAGCAGACTTCCCAGCTTTAGAAAATGGTTTCTCTCAAGCAACTCGTAACTCGAGTCAGGATGCTTTGAACGTTGTGGCAGCTAAGTTACCAACCTTCCTAGGTGGATCAGCTGACCTAGCTCACTCAAACATGACTTATATCAAGACTGACGGACTTCAAGACGATGCCAATCGCTTGAACCGTAACATTCAGTTTGGTGTTCGTGAATTTGCAATGGGAACGATTTTGAACGGGATGGCCCTTCACGGTGGACTTCGTGTATACGGTGGTACTTTCTTCGTCTTCTCTGACTATGTGAAGGCAGCTGTTCGCTTGTCAGCCTTACAAGGACTTCCTGTGACTTATGTCTTTACCCACGATTCAATCGCAGTCGGGGAAGACGGTCCTACGCACGAACCAGTTGAGCACTTAGCAGGTCTTCGTGCTATGCCAAATCTGAATGTTTTCCGTCCAGCAGATGCGCGTGAAACGCAAGCAGCTTGGTACCTTGCAGTGACAAGTGAGAAAACACCAACTGCCCTTGTCTTGACACGTCAAAACTTGACTGTTGAAGAGGGAACAGACTTCGACAAGGTTGCAAAAGGTGCCTATGTTGTCTATGAAAATGCAGCAGACTTTGATACCATCTTGATTGCGACAGGTTCAGAGGTTAATCTTGCTGTCTCAGCTGCCAAAGAGTTGGCTAGTCAAGGTGCAAAAGTCCGCGTAGTCAGCATGCCATCTACAGATGTCTTTGATAAACAAGATGCGGCTTACAAGGAAGAAATTCTTCCAAATGCAGTTCGCCGTCGTGTTGCAGTCGAAATGGGTGCAACTCAAAACTGGTACAAATATGTTGGTCTAGATGGTGCTGTTCTCGGTATTGATACCTTCGGAGCCTCTGCTCCAGCACCAAAAGTATTGGCAGAGTACGGATTTACAGTTGAAAATCTTGTAAAAGTCGTTCAAAACTTGAAATAA
- the yajC gene encoding preprotein translocase subunit YajC has protein sequence MNPNYTFLIMLVAMLGLMFFMQRSQKKQAQKRMESLNKLQKGYEVITIGGLYGTVDEVDTEKRTIVLDVDGVYLTFELAAIKTVLPLKETASLEGAIEK, from the coding sequence ATGAATCCAAATTATACATTTTTAATTATGCTTGTAGCGATGTTAGGCTTAATGTTCTTTATGCAACGCTCTCAAAAGAAACAAGCACAAAAACGTATGGAAAGCTTAAATAAACTGCAAAAAGGCTATGAAGTGATTACAATCGGTGGACTTTACGGAACAGTCGATGAAGTAGATACTGAGAAGAGAACGATTGTTCTTGATGTAGATGGAGTTTACTTGACTTTTGAACTAGCTGCTATCAAGACAGTATTACCGCTGAAAGAAACAGCTTCACTAGAAGGTGCAATTGAAAAATAA
- a CDS encoding low molecular weight protein-tyrosine-phosphatase, with protein sequence MKKLVFVCLGNICRSPMAEFVMKSMTDNYEIQSRATSSWEHGNPIHKGTQGIFQQYEIPYDKAKTSLQISKEDFEAFDYIIGMDASNVSDLRQMCPVDCQDKIYSFASESVPDPWYTGDFEETYQRVQEGCQAWLERLEKESEDGKS encoded by the coding sequence ATGAAAAAACTAGTCTTTGTCTGTCTGGGGAATATTTGCCGTAGTCCTATGGCTGAGTTTGTTATGAAATCAATGACAGATAATTATGAAATCCAAAGTCGAGCGACTTCTTCTTGGGAACATGGCAATCCGATTCATAAGGGAACTCAAGGGATTTTTCAACAGTATGAGATTCCTTACGACAAAGCCAAAACATCGCTTCAGATTAGTAAGGAAGATTTTGAAGCCTTTGATTATATTATCGGCATGGATGCTTCAAATGTTTCTGACCTACGTCAGATGTGTCCAGTAGACTGTCAAGATAAGATTTACTCATTTGCATCTGAAAGTGTTCCAGATCCTTGGTATACAGGAGATTTTGAAGAAACCTATCAGCGTGTTCAAGAGGGTTGTCAAGCTTGGTTAGAACGTTTAGAAAAGGAGAGTGAAGATGGAAAATCTTAA